The window gcacatttgtggcctgctggaggtcattttgcagggctttggcagtgcacctccttgcacaaaggcggaggtagcggtcctgctgctgggttgttgccctcctacggcctcctccacgtctcctgatgtactggcctgtctcctggtagcgcctgcatgctctggacactacgctgacagacacagcaaacctttttgccacagttcgcattgatgtgccatcctggatgaactgcactacctgccccacttgtgtgggttgtaatctccgtctcatgctaccactagagtgagagcaccgccagcattcaaacgtgaccaaaacatcagccaggaagcataggaactgagaagtggtctgtggtcaccacctgcagaatcactcctgttttggggggtgtcttgctaattgcctataatttccaccttttgtctattccatttgcacaacagcatgtgaaatttattgtcaatcagtgttgcttcctaagtggacagtttgatttcacagaagtgtgattgacttggagttacattgtgttgtttaagtgttccctttatttttttgagcagtgtatttcatttATCTGGCGCTTCTCCAGTTTCAGTTGGCTAGGCAGGCACATTAGGCAGGCTTCCGCGAGCAGGGTTGCCATGTCAAGCTCAATGTGTAGCCCATGACCACTCAAACCCACACAAAAGGCCTGAAAACTTGTCCAATTCATTTTTTTCACAGCAAGAGAGGAGTTGCCATGTCTATACAATAAATCCTTTTCCATTACAATATCGAGCCAAGGAATATCATAGTAACTTGTAACGATGTTAGAAGCAACATTCGGGTTTCCTCTAAATAATAATTATTGCAAGCTATGACATAATTAACGAATTTAAATATGTTGCAAGAGAAAAGATAAATCACCCTTATTAAAGTGATCAGATAATTTTTCATCAATGGATGTTGATTTAACTCGTTTGACTGCtatgattaagcaataaggcataaGGGGGTAgggcatatagccaatataccacgggcTGTTCTTAAACTCGTCGCAACCTGGAGTGCTTGGATACAGCTATAttgtggccatataccacaaacccctggggtgccttattgctattataaactggttaccaacgtaatttgaACAGTAAAAAGTAAATGTTtcgtcatacctgtggtatatggtctattataccacagctttcagggctcgaaccaggtttataattgtaaataaatccccTTTGTGcatgtttatttttattattttacccttattttaccaggtacgttgtctgagaacacattctcatttacagcaacgacctgtggAGGGGGGGTGAATGAGCCATTTGTAATCATGTGCATAACTATTGATAAATCAGACAGGAGAGTTAGAATTATGAAAATTGGACAGAGGATCTCGAAATCATAATGACAATCTAAATAGCCTACCTACAACTGGTAAAAAAGTTGTCACAACGTGCGCACGTGCTGCTCTCACACCTCttgctcaacacacacacacacacacacacacacacacacacacacacacacacacacacacacacacacacacacacacacacacacacacacactcctctggtgCCATGGCGACCGCGATGCAACTTAGAAATAGCCCATATACCCGCAACCAATACATTTAAACCGGCGACATCGTTTCCCAATTTTGCAAGAAAACTGTTAACATGGCAACACTgagcgcgagagccactgtagagtgaGAGTGCGTGAAGCAACCACTAGAGCGAGCGGCTCTCTCTGTGGGCGGACAAGCACAACACCCCATGACTTTAAATACTGCAAATGATCGATCACAAAATCCCAAAGATTGCTTATCATTTTGATCTAGCTACATGCTGATTGTTATATTAACTGCAACTATGCTAAGTAAAAAATGTATTTCTATCTGTGTTTGTATTTACATCCTGCCTTGTACATATATGTTTGTCTATGAGTTGTTCAAAGCATTTAAACAATTATGCAATGACTTTTACCTGTGTTTGCTATGTCACAAAATGGGAGTAAAAGAGAGCTGAAATATGGCAGCAGAGCAGCAACGCTGGATCCGAGTCACTCGTACAGAGCTTCTATGCAAGGAAGTGTGGTTATGCAAGGAAGTGTGGTTATTATGGCAAACCCCCTCCCCTGACCATTGTCTATCTAACATCACCAATATCTTCCTTAGCAATGTTAAGGACTCATCTACTATTGTGATTCAACTTAGTTTACAATTGTTTTTAATTTAGAATTAACATTGACAGGTCCTTAAACTGGGTCACCCCCCACATACTGAGAGTGCCTTTTCCTGATGAGAGGGCTGAGGTTGTCAGTGATCCCTTTCTGCCTGCTATAACAggtgactgagatatgtggttgtctcacctagctatcttaagatgatataagttgctctggataagattgtctgctaaatgactaattgTACTGTAACGGAAGACAGTGTTCCTTTATTTGGATAAAACATGGCACCAGCAACACAGAAATGTCAGTATGAAGAAAGCCAAATGATTAAATTAGTTTGACTAAAACATTTCCAGACCTTTTCAAGTTTCTCCTGTGTACTAACTGTGTGACACTCACAATTGTCAGCCATTATTGAGATGAATGCCAAGCGAGCACCACAGGACAAGTTTACATGCGTATGGAAGTGTAGTCAGAATGTCTTCCAGGCTCTCTCCACCTCCAATAGTGAGCCAGCAAATGCTGACGACTTCCTGTCTGGCCTGATTTATCCACCCCGGCTTCACTCCAACATGCAGTATGTGATCCACTCGGGCCTCCCTCACAGCCTCATGGCAGGAGAGTTTGGCTACTACTTCACCAATTTGGTGAGATAATGGTGTGTACATGCATACAAGTGTACATGCATACACTTGTACACATAGTCTTCATGCTGAGATTACGACAGTCCTTTTTGGTAATTTTCTCATTTTGTTCTCAATTTAACGTTGCGCAGTGGCCTTCATTGAGAAGCTGGATGGGCCAGCACTCAATCTTAGCCCAGAGGAGTTATATTCTGGGTCGCCGTGCTCCCTCCAAGAGGGGCAGTGAGAGGCAAAAGATGGCCCTGGAGACACAAGACCAAGGGCAGACAGAAGAAGGTGGACCAAGGAATGAACGCCCTCAAAGAGCAGTTACAGCAGTAGGTACAGTCGGTCCAGGCACAGGTAAATGAGGTAACAACCCAGTCTGCTCTGGCACAAGAACAAATGAAAGCCCAGTCAGAGTTTTTGCAAAGCTAATCTGTCTCTACTCTTGCACAGGCAGATGATGTGCAAGACCAGTTAGTGCTATTGTTACAGGGTCAAGAGTTTAACAACAACACTTGACTAACGGATACAGTGTTAGCCATATTAAGACTGGGTTACAGTGGTCAACCCCTTGATCCTGGTTCTTAATGCTTGTGTGAGCTTTGTGGAGTAAATATTGGTGAGTTACAGGTGATTGACAACAATAAGTATTTCTGTAGGACTATAGGAAGCAGCTTAATTGATAACAGAGGCACCAAATAATGGCACACATTTTTAGTTTGGTGGGATCCTCAAAGACAAACAGACCTCAACATTCCTTGATGCCAACTTTGGACATCAAAAGCACAACCTGATGGCAAGTGCTGATCTTGGAACCATAGTTACCACAGGCAATTATTTCTGCTATTTGGTTTCACAGATCACAAAGAGCAGTTGTCAATGTTTACATTCTTGACCTTGCTCAACGTTTTAAGGTTCTCTTATTTGTTTGCACGAGTCACTTTCATAATTACGAGATATGTGCTCTTATATGCTGTCAGAAAAAAGCTATGTATCGGACCCTGAAGTTTGTTGAATATCAGGACAGTAGGAAAGTATTTTTGTAATAATTGAGCACTTACTGTTGATTGCTGCTATCATATTTCTTAGGTTTATCTTCACTTAGTATTCTAAGTGCCTATGCAAACAATGTGATAAATCAGTAATGAAGATTGTGAATAAAATGTGAAACCTTTCATTGATAAACCCTGTAAATAAGAGGTCAAAGCAAAATCATTTATTCAATGGTTTGTGATTATGGATTACGTGTTACTTTCCAATATAAGACTTAGACTATGTTAAAGGTACAGTTAAAATCCCTTGCATTTACCTGCTCTTGTTAAGGATAAAATCTGATTGTGTTCCATGTAATCACTGTTGTGGAGTACACTGTTTACATGTTTCAAATAACGTTTCCCAAGATAATGAAGACATTTTTAGTGGATGTACAGCAGAACATCTAATTAAATATAAGGAAAGTGGACATAATTTTATTTTTGTAGTCTGTATCTGAGTTCTTCCGGTTGTCTTTAATATCAGGTTGAGCTGTAAAGCCAAGCTGCTTTGCTTAACCTTACAAAAAAAAGGATTTTCTTCCAAATACATATTGATATTATATCCATTTTAGCTCTGACTTCAGTCTTGCAATAAACCTAGTCATTTAAAAACATTTGTGACACATAGAAACAGGAAAGAATGCATCATTTACCATGGCAGAGGTGAAAAGGGCAAAAGGTAAGGCTGGGTTAACTTCGCCTGGGAAAGATGAGGTGTGCTATCTTATGTTGGCTCATCTTAGTGATGAGGCACTGGATAAGGTATTGGTGTTGTACAACAGAATGTGGGAGGAGGGGAAACTACCAGGCAgctggaaggaggcagtagtggtaccaatccggAAGGACCCAACGAGGCCAACAAGCTATCGGCCAATAGCCTTAACATCACATGTATGTAAGATTATGTAGCGTATGATAACGGAGAGGCTAACTTACTTCCTGGAGAGCAGGGGGTTAGTATCACCACATCAGAGCGGATTCAGGAAGGGAAAGGGAACAATGGACCcagaagcagaggtcaggaaggcTCAGGTGAACAAGGAGACTGTTGTATCTGTATTTTTTGATGTGGAGAAGGAGTACGATATGATGTGGAAGGAGAGGTTGTTAATCAAGCATGATATTATGGGGGTAGGAAGAAGAACGTACAAATGGATAAAGGATTTCCGGTTTGGAAGGTCTATCCAGGTGAGGGTGGGGAAGTCTCTCTCAGGCAGCTACATGGTGGATAATGGTACACCACAGTGGAGTGTGATTAGTCCTCTGTTGTTCTCAATCATGATCAATAATGTTTACTCTCAGGTACAGCCGGATATTGGGAGGTCGTTATTTGCAGATGATGGGGCCTTGAGGAAGAAATGTGCCATATACTGTATAGTCAGGAAGGTACAGGAAGCAATTGATGAGGTAGAGTGGTGGGCATTAATGTGGGGATTCAGGTTCTCTGTAGAGAAAACTCAGACAGTGCTCTTTACCAGGAGGAAGGTGTGAGATGAGGAATGCTTGAGGTTATATGGGAGAAACTTGGAGAGCGTGGGGGCCTTCAGGTTCCTTGAGGTATACTTTGATACTACAATGACCTGGGCAGAACACATTGAGAGAGTGGTGGGAAAGTGTAAGAAGGTACTAAATGTGATGCGCTGTCTGACAGGGAAGGAGTGGGGGGCTGGGCGTGCCATATTGAGGACCATGTATGTTGCATTTATCCGATCTGTAATAGACTATGGAAGTATAGCGTATGGTTCGGCAGCCCGGACATCATTGGAAAGGCTAGATGTCATACAGGGACAAGGACTCAGAATATGTAGTGTGGCGTTTCGGACGTCCCCAGTGGCTGCACTACAGGTGGAGATGGGGGAAATGCCATTGCATATTAGGAGACAGCAGCTGGCAATTAATTTTTGGGTCAGCCTACAGAGACATGGTTATCTCAGGGATTTTACAGGCATTTTACAGGCATGCTGGGAACATGAGCGAAGACAGAACACGAGCTTTGGGTGGGTGGGTAATACCCAGGCGAAGGAGATGGAACTGTATGGAAGGGAGTTTAGTCCAATGTTAGCTATCCCTGTGAATCCACCATGGCTACTCCCACCTCCAGTAGTAGTTCTAGAAgtgttggagagactacagaaagataaaGAGGCTATTGATCCATCTGATTTGTTTAAGAGAAGTCTTGATACTGTGTATCAGAATTTTGTGGCCATATACACAGATGGTTCAAAAGATCCAAGGACAGGACGTACTAGGTCAGCATTTGTAGTGCAGGAATGTGGGGTGAGAGTCAGGAAACGTATTACAGATCAGCTGGCTGTAAATACGGCTGAGATAATGGCCATACTGTTGGCCTTGCAGTGGTTGGAGTAAGTTAAGCTACAAACCCATGGCAGGAGTAAACAAATGGGTATACAGATAATATTTACATGTGTCCCAGCTCATGTGGGAGTGGAAGGGAACGAGgcagttgatgtactggctaaacaagcactaagtagtggggatgttgatgtggtAGTTTCAATGAGCAAGGCAGAGGCAAAAAGCaagatatggacagtgatggtggagAAATGGCAGGAGCAGTGGAATAGAGATACTAAGGGCAGGCATTTATTTAAAGTATAGAGGAAAATTGGGGAGGGGAGAACGGCAGgaagggacagaagagaggaggctatatttacaagattaagggtgggacacagccagttgaATTAGACCTTACATATGATAGGAAAGCATCCAACAGGAAAATGTGAGTATTGCCAGGAAACAGAGACCATGGAGCATGTAttaaacactgtcaccactgataaatccactataattgagaatttcaataagcatttttctagggctggccatgctttccacctggctacccctacccggtcaacagccctacactccccacagcaactcgcccaagccttccccatttctccttcacccaaatccagatagctgatgttctgaaagagctgcaaaatctggacccctacaaatcagccgtgctagacaatctggaccctttctttctaaaattatctgccgaaattgttgcaacccctatcactagcctgttcaaactctctttcgtatcgtctgagattcccaaagattggaaagctgccgcggtcatccccatcttcaaagggggagacactctagacccaaactgctacagacctatatctatcctaccctgcctttcaaggtcttcgaaagccaagttaacaaaccgattaccgaccatttcgaatcccaccgtaccttctccgctatgcaatctggtttcagagctggtcatgggtgcacctcagcaacgctcaaggtcctaaacgatatcataactgccatcgataagagacgttactgtgcagccgtattcatcgacctggccaaggctttcgactctgtcaatcaccacattcttatcagcagactcaacagccttggtttctcaaatgattacctcgcctggttcaccaactacttctctgatagagttcaatgtgtcaaatcggagggcctgttgtccggacctctggcagtctctatgggggtgccacagggttcaattctcgggccgactctcttctctgtatacatcaatgatgtccctcttgctgctggtgattctctgatccacctctacgcagacgacaccattctgtacacttctggcccttctttggacacagtgttaactaacctccagacgagcttcaatgccatacagctctccttccatgtcctccaactgctcttaaatgcaagtaaaactaaatgtatgctcttcaaccgatcactgcctgcacctgcccgcccatccagcatcactactctggacggccccgactgtcacgtcctgaccatagttcttatgcgttttgcttgtttagtgttggtcaggacgtgagctgggtgggaattctatgttgtgtgtctagtttgtctgtttctgtgtccagcctaatatggttctcaatcagagacagctgtcaatcgttgtccctgattgagaatcatatatagggggcttgttttgtgttggggattgtgggtggttgtttcctgtctctgtgtttgtgttctgcaccagataggactgtttcggtttgccacactttgttagttttttgtttgttgtaagtgtgcctgttttttgtttaattaaacatgttgagcactggctacgctgcgtgttggtccgatccctgtttcaccccctcttttagtgaagagagggaaggctgccgtgacaccgacttagaatatgtgtacaactacaaatacctaggtgtctggttagactgtaaactcaccttacactcacattaaacatctccaatccaataccctcgtaaaactgatcctcctaccaatccttgactttggTGATGTCACTTATAAAatggcctccaacactctactcaacaaattggatgcaggctatcacagtgccatccgttttgtcaccaaagccccatatactacccaccactgcgacctgtacgctctcgttggctggcccttggttcatactcgttgccaaacccactggctccaggtcatctacaagtctctgctaggtaaagccccgccttatctcagctcactggtcaccatagcagcacccacccgtagcacgcgctccagcaggtatatctcactggtcacccccaaagccaattcttcctttggccgcctttccttccagttctctgctgccaatgactggaacgaacttcaaaaatcactgaagctggagactcatatctccctcactagctttaagcaccagctgtcagagcagctcacagatcactgcacctgtacatagcccatctgtaaacagcacatccaactacctcatccccatactgtatttatttatttatcttgctcctttgcaccacagtatctctacttgcacattcatcttctgcacatctatcattccagtgttttaattgctatattgtaatttattcgccaccatggcctatttgttgccttaactcccttatcttacctcatttgcactcactgtatatagactttttgttttctttttttctactgtattattgactgtatgttttgtttattccatgtgtaactctgtcttgttgtatgtgtcgaactgctatgctttatcttggccaggtcacagttgcaaatgagaacttgttctcaactagcctacctggttaaataaaggtgaaataaaaaataaataaagaaatgtGTAGATACAGTGTGGACATtattggagggaaagagagaggatgagatctAGTATGAGGGAGAAGGGGATACAGGAAATTAGTTTAAAGAGTATATTGAGTAGAACGTCATTAGATATAGTCTTAAATATTTTGTTATCTTTTTTTAGAGCAATGGGGCTGGCAGGTAGGATttagtttctccctgtctctggctcacactccagtacagtaggttgcggtaatgcaccataacgttGAATGCCAACCGCTGATAAACCTCACCGAAGAAGAATAAACCGGAAATTGCGACCGGCCCTAAGAATTTTTACTTGTCGGACTTTTTTGTTATTCACGGACTGGTAGTTGTGGTTATTGAGTTTCCGGACGAGAGAGAATCATGAAGATGACGGAGGAAAACAGCGATGGAAATTCGACAATAACAATGGAAGATGTCCAAAGTCTTATAAAAAAGAAAGATACTATTGAAGAACAAATTAAAGCTTACTACGACGTTTTGGAAGATGTACGTTTGTAACGTTACATGGATAcgttgtttgtttacattttggACCAACTGACGTTAGCGAGCTAATGCTAACTTGCGAGCTCAAATGTGGTTATTTTTCCAATATGTTGTAGCTAATTTACGTCAATCACTGCTAGCTTTATTCAGTCTGTATTATCTAACGTTAGAAacaacgtgtgtgtgcgtgttgtgaGGCTATTATATGACGCAAGAAATATGATTCCCCGTCAATAatttgtgtgtgttctcttttagCAAGAGGTTGGAATGGAAGGTCCTTTGGTTGATGCAGAGGGATTCCCCCGCGCAGATGTTAATGTGTACCAGATCAGAACAACAAGGCACAGTATTTCTTGTAAGAGAGCTTGTAGCACTGCTGTGCAATATAACATGTTGTAACTGACACATTACTTGACAACAGTCAGACAAACTATTTACAGTGTAGTGTGTAAGGGGTTCCATTGTTCGTGGGTGCTACTGCCTACTGTATTTTCCCCCTGCTAACTATGGCCACCTTGTCGATGTGGCAGGTCTACAGAATGATCACAAAGCCATCATGGTGGAAATCGAGGAGGCCCTGCACAGGCTGCATGCTCTAGAGAAGGCGAAGCGGGAGCAGGACCAGGCAGAATCCCAGACTGAGTCCATGGAGCAGGAAGTCACCCTGCCCTCTCCCTTTGCCCGTGTGGATGCTGTTTCACAAGGCTCCCCTGCCTGTCAGGCTGTGAGTGTTTACAGTTTCTAGATTGACCTAAAAGTTATATAGAATTTGTTCACAACACAGACATTGTTATTtactttgtgtgtttgtttggggtTATTTaagagtgttttttttttc is drawn from Salvelinus fontinalis isolate EN_2023a chromosome 4, ASM2944872v1, whole genome shotgun sequence and contains these coding sequences:
- the psmd9 gene encoding 26S proteasome non-ATPase regulatory subunit 9, giving the protein MKMTEENSDGNSTITMEDVQSLIKKKDTIEEQIKAYYDVLEDQEVGMEGPLVDAEGFPRADVNVYQIRTTRHSISCLQNDHKAIMVEIEEALHRLHALEKAKREQDQAESQTESMEQEVTLPSPFARVDAVSQGSPACQAGLRISDEIIAFGSINTGNFQNLQNIASVVQHSEGKPLNVTVIRNGQKTQMGLTPQRWSGRGLLGCNIVPIHR